A window of Terriglobales bacterium contains these coding sequences:
- the tnpA gene encoding IS200/IS605 family transposase, which translates to MAHAYARNYVHLVFGTKGRRAWIKAPVQQLLWTYLAGIAREYGIEVLAIGGGEDHVHLLLCLPPKLSVAAIIRALKANSSKWMNEQGHLFAWQQGYGSFSVSSSNVNEVAKYIREQGDHHRRRDFREEFLALLRRHQIPFTSEHVLG; encoded by the coding sequence ATGGCGCACGCTTACGCGCGGAACTACGTCCATCTTGTATTCGGAACGAAGGGCCGCCGTGCCTGGATTAAAGCACCGGTACAACAACTACTCTGGACTTACCTCGCCGGCATAGCGCGCGAGTATGGCATCGAGGTGCTTGCGATTGGGGGCGGTGAAGACCATGTCCACCTGTTGCTCTGCTTGCCGCCAAAGCTCTCGGTGGCGGCGATCATTCGCGCACTGAAGGCAAATTCTTCAAAATGGATGAACGAACAGGGTCATCTGTTCGCATGGCAGCAGGGATATGGCAGCTTCAGCGTGAGCAGCTCCAACGTGAATGAAGTCGCAAAGTATATTCGCGAACAGGGAGATCACCATCGCCGGCGTGATTTTCGAGAAGAATTTCTCGCGCTTCTGCGCCGCCACCAAATCCCTTTTACCTCTGAACACGTATTGGGCTGA